A window of the Gemmatimonadota bacterium genome harbors these coding sequences:
- a CDS encoding STAS domain-containing protein yields MKISEKIRGDVAILTLSGELMSGPEVAPFQDHIKKLASEGVKKVVVDFSRVRWFGSAMLGVLTASLTTLRGEGGDLRLTGVTRKIESILMVTQLANIFTTLDTVDRAVESFADQDV; encoded by the coding sequence ATGAAAATTTCGGAAAAGATCCGCGGCGATGTCGCTATCTTGACCCTGTCGGGTGAATTGATGAGCGGCCCCGAGGTTGCCCCTTTTCAAGATCATATTAAAAAACTTGCAAGTGAGGGTGTAAAAAAGGTAGTGGTTGATTTTTCCAGGGTGAGATGGTTTGGCAGTGCCATGCTGGGTGTGCTAACGGCGAGTTTGACGACGTTGCGGGGTGAAGGCGGCGATTTGAGATTGACGGGCGTTACCAGAAAGATTGAAAGTATTTTGATGGTTACGCAGTTGGCAAATATTTTTACGACTCTGGATACAGTAGATCGGGCTGTGGAAAGTTTTGCCGATCAGGATGTGTAG
- a CDS encoding Gfo/Idh/MocA family oxidoreductase — MSSVRFGIMGLGRGRGAAKQVVAAEDSALVCVCDLQEDKAVEQAEMYGCDWTTDYKAMFARDDIDAIGIYTSSGTHCDYAIEAIEAGKHAFVTKPMDILVEKCDAAIQAAKDAGKVLAVDFGNRYSKANQQLKAAIDQGIIGQIFLGDVKMKWWREQSYYNGGFPVGWRSRKETEGGSIANQGVHFVDLISWLLGPVKEVYGRSATMTHDIETEDITIAQLTFQSGAWGLITTTTSSYPNLGTQVEISGTEGTVRWDQRGGVEVMTKDEELVDLSRFEVPDAPADIAEDMVSAITKGTDPVVSGEEGRKSVEIFCAAYASSRSGSPVVIDQR; from the coding sequence ATGTCGAGCGTTAGATTCGGTATTATGGGATTGGGGCGTGGCCGCGGAGCAGCAAAACAGGTGGTAGCAGCAGAGGACAGTGCGCTGGTTTGCGTGTGTGATTTACAGGAAGACAAGGCCGTGGAGCAGGCCGAAATGTATGGATGCGACTGGACGACGGATTACAAGGCGATGTTTGCGCGCGATGATATCGATGCGATCGGTATCTATACGTCCAGTGGCACGCATTGCGATTACGCTATTGAAGCGATAGAAGCAGGCAAACATGCGTTTGTCACCAAGCCGATGGATATTCTCGTAGAAAAGTGCGATGCGGCGATTCAGGCGGCAAAAGATGCGGGAAAGGTTCTGGCAGTGGATTTTGGGAATCGCTATTCTAAGGCAAATCAGCAATTGAAGGCCGCCATTGATCAGGGGATCATTGGACAGATTTTTTTGGGTGATGTGAAGATGAAGTGGTGGCGCGAGCAGAGCTATTACAATGGCGGCTTTCCCGTGGGGTGGCGTAGCCGCAAAGAGACAGAGGGTGGCTCGATAGCCAATCAGGGTGTGCATTTTGTCGATCTCATCAGCTGGTTGCTCGGTCCGGTAAAGGAAGTTTATGGGCGCAGTGCAACCATGACACACGATATTGAAACGGAAGATATTACGATTGCACAGCTGACATTTCAAAGCGGCGCGTGGGGGCTGATTACGACCACGACATCGAGTTATCCAAATTTGGGGACACAAGTGGAGATCAGCGGCACGGAAGGTACTGTACGGTGGGATCAGCGCGGCGGTGTAGAAGTGATGACAAAGGATGAGGAATTGGTAGATTTGAGCCGTTTTGAAGTGCCCGATGCGCCTGCCGATATTGCAGAGGATATGGTTTCTGCTATCACCAAAGGCACGGATCCTGTTGTGTCGGGAGAAGAGGGGCGAAAGTCTGTTGAGATCTTTTGCGCAGCTTATGCGTCTTCAAGATCGGGTTCTCCGGTGGTTATTGATCAGCGGTGA
- the thiD gene encoding bifunctional hydroxymethylpyrimidine kinase/phosphomethylpyrimidine kinase translates to MKQALTIAGSDSGGGAGIQADLKTFHAHGVFGLSAITSVTAQNTREVRAACDLSEEIVRAQISAVFDDFEIAAVKTGMLSLRAIVEVVADELATRNGQPLVVDPVMISTSGFPLLKDDAIQCVTDRLLPLATLATPNCHEAELLTDKKIKTREDAGFAARKIADLGACAVLVKGGHLEGAAVDVLWDGACETIFERERIDTGNTHGTGCTLASAIAANFALGYGLCDAIDRAKNYVTEAIRHGLDIGKGSGPTNHFYFLDCTER, encoded by the coding sequence ATGAAACAAGCGCTGACAATTGCAGGTTCGGATTCCGGTGGTGGCGCAGGCATTCAGGCGGATTTGAAGACATTTCACGCCCATGGCGTGTTTGGTCTGTCTGCGATTACATCGGTTACGGCTCAAAATACGCGAGAGGTGCGTGCGGCTTGTGATTTGTCCGAAGAGATTGTCCGCGCTCAGATAAGTGCCGTGTTTGACGATTTTGAGATTGCTGCGGTGAAGACGGGGATGTTGTCTTTGCGTGCGATTGTAGAGGTTGTGGCCGATGAGTTGGCAACTCGCAATGGGCAACCGCTCGTGGTCGATCCGGTGATGATTTCGACGAGTGGGTTTCCGTTGCTCAAGGATGATGCCATACAATGCGTTACGGACCGTTTGTTGCCGCTGGCTACATTGGCGACGCCGAATTGCCATGAAGCGGAATTGTTGACTGATAAAAAAATAAAAACGCGAGAGGATGCCGGTTTTGCAGCGCGTAAAATTGCCGATTTGGGTGCGTGTGCCGTGCTGGTAAAGGGGGGGCATTTGGAGGGTGCTGCGGTGGATGTGTTGTGGGATGGGGCGTGTGAAACGATTTTTGAGCGTGAACGCATTGATACCGGAAATACACATGGGACGGGTTGTACACTGGCATCGGCGATAGCGGCTAATTTTGCGTTGGGATACGGGTTGTGCGACGCGATAGATAGAGCAAAAAATTATGTTACAGAAGCTATCCGGCATGGTCTGGATATTGGCAAAGGTAGTGGTCCTACAAATCATTTTTATTTTTTAGACTGTACTGAACGCTGA
- the thiE gene encoding thiamine phosphate synthase, which yields MKKIGRLHVITDVVLQDRFSHVALAQMAVAGGADTIQFRQKEGSTRALIETAIAVKNACGDVPLIVNDRVDVAIAAEADGVHLGQDDFPIEKARDLLGEDAVIGGTAKTLSQARQCIAEGADYIGFGPIYATGSKADAGLVKGLEGLREMVSGVNVPVIAIGGIGIENAGEVMRAGALGIAVISAVCCQPDPTEATQRLVDQL from the coding sequence ATGAAAAAAATTGGCAGACTTCACGTCATAACCGATGTTGTTTTGCAAGATCGCTTTTCACACGTAGCGCTGGCACAAATGGCTGTTGCCGGGGGAGCGGATACCATTCAGTTTCGACAAAAAGAAGGTTCGACGCGCGCGTTGATTGAGACGGCTATTGCCGTGAAGAATGCGTGTGGCGATGTGCCTTTGATTGTGAATGATCGGGTTGATGTGGCGATTGCTGCAGAGGCCGATGGAGTGCATTTGGGTCAAGATGATTTTCCCATTGAAAAAGCGCGCGATCTGCTTGGGGAAGATGCGGTGATTGGCGGGACGGCAAAGACGCTTTCACAGGCGAGGCAGTGTATTGCCGAAGGTGCGGATTACATCGGTTTTGGGCCGATTTATGCAACGGGTTCAAAAGCCGATGCGGGCCTGGTGAAAGGTCTGGAGGGCTTGCGCGAGATGGTCAGTGGGGTCAATGTTCCTGTTATTGCTATTGGGGGTATTGGAATAGAAAATGCTGGCGAAGTGATGCGCGCAGGGGCGCTGGGTATTGCGGTGATTTCAGCCGTGTGTTGTCAACCCGATCCCACCGAGGCTACCCAAAGGCTGGTGGATCAATTATAG
- the mltF gene encoding membrane-bound lytic murein transglycosylase MltF: protein MFLCAFVQCSEKQPVPPKYTGDLPQLQDRGVLRVIVSEEPITYMPRQAEPVTLDYDIAHSLADALKLKLELVKADNYVQMLEKLLEGEGDIIASSLTITPDREKIAAFSVPYLYVDEYLITARADSLPETVADLAGMEISVRQSSSYYQTLIDVQKEVPSLRIHTVSDTLGTEDLVKGIAQGEYKATLCDAHLWHAIANYHDNLVAPLVVAEARPLALMMRPNDTKLKVVVDEYLLAHQFTRQRQQTFTDDLPGLKERRRLRMITRNNAMTYFIYRGQQIGFEYELIKRFASRHDLRLEIVIPNSHAELLPYLNGGKGDVVASAMTITEERQEQAAFTLPYNEVSELVVVHADDDSIASLQDLAGRTIHVRASSSFYTTLMALRDSVKGLEIAIVPDDVETEDILAGVEEGIYDLTMCDSHLLDIERAYGRRLKAALSIKPAALGWAVRKDNSELLTALNEYIKQEKGGLFFNMMKKRYFKSTRAVARAKDSMRVGLSGQLSPYDDLTKKYASQYGQDWRLITAQMYQESRFDPGAVSWVGAQGLMQVMPSTGEQLGFTDLHDPQESIHAGVKYMRQLINRFDHNLPMEERIRFALASYNAGYGHVLDARRLAREMRWDPNRWFGNVEKAMRLLSQPAYYERARYGFCRGGQPVHYVENIQNFYDAYVEILNTTIPAKVTQPLSSGLGGPPPIVEDRR, encoded by the coding sequence ATGTTCTTATGTGCTTTTGTACAGTGCAGCGAAAAACAACCCGTGCCACCCAAATACACCGGCGATCTTCCGCAATTGCAGGATCGGGGCGTATTGCGAGTTATCGTCAGTGAAGAACCGATTACTTATATGCCCCGACAGGCGGAGCCGGTGACCCTGGATTACGATATCGCCCATAGTCTGGCGGATGCACTCAAGCTGAAGTTGGAGCTTGTAAAGGCCGATAATTATGTCCAGATGTTGGAAAAACTTCTCGAGGGCGAGGGCGATATTATCGCCTCCAGCTTGACGATTACACCGGATCGAGAAAAGATAGCCGCGTTTTCAGTTCCGTATTTATACGTCGATGAATATTTGATTACAGCGCGGGCAGATAGTCTGCCCGAGACAGTAGCTGATCTCGCCGGTATGGAGATTAGCGTGCGGCAGTCCAGTTCGTATTATCAGACCTTGATCGATGTTCAAAAGGAAGTGCCTTCTTTACGCATCCACACTGTGTCAGATACGCTCGGTACCGAAGATCTGGTCAAAGGCATTGCTCAGGGCGAATACAAAGCGACTTTATGCGACGCGCATTTATGGCATGCCATCGCCAATTATCACGATAATCTCGTTGCGCCACTCGTTGTGGCCGAAGCGCGTCCACTCGCCCTGATGATGCGCCCCAATGATACAAAGCTCAAGGTCGTGGTGGATGAGTATTTGCTGGCGCATCAATTTACGCGCCAGCGCCAGCAGACATTTACCGATGATCTACCTGGCCTTAAAGAACGCCGCCGGTTGCGGATGATTACGCGCAATAATGCGATGACTTATTTTATTTACCGGGGGCAGCAGATAGGGTTCGAATACGAGCTTATAAAGCGATTTGCCTCGCGGCACGATCTGCGTCTCGAAATTGTTATTCCGAATAGTCACGCCGAGCTGTTGCCGTATTTGAATGGAGGCAAGGGCGACGTCGTGGCGTCGGCGATGACTATTACTGAGGAACGGCAAGAGCAGGCGGCATTTACGCTACCCTATAATGAGGTGAGTGAACTGGTGGTGGTGCACGCGGATGACGATTCGATTGCCAGCCTCCAGGATCTGGCTGGACGGACGATACATGTGCGCGCCAGTTCTTCGTTTTATACGACGCTGATGGCATTGCGGGATTCCGTCAAAGGTCTCGAGATTGCAATAGTGCCCGACGATGTAGAAACCGAAGATATTTTGGCTGGAGTTGAAGAGGGTATTTATGATCTCACGATGTGCGATTCCCATTTGCTCGATATAGAACGCGCGTATGGCCGCCGCCTCAAAGCTGCTTTGAGTATAAAGCCCGCAGCACTGGGTTGGGCGGTTCGCAAGGATAATTCAGAGTTGCTGACGGCATTGAACGAATACATAAAACAAGAAAAAGGCGGCTTGTTTTTTAATATGATGAAAAAGAGGTATTTTAAGAGCACGCGCGCTGTTGCCAGAGCCAAAGATTCAATGCGGGTCGGTTTGAGCGGGCAGTTGTCGCCTTATGATGATCTGACAAAAAAATACGCCTCTCAATACGGGCAGGACTGGCGGTTGATTACCGCACAGATGTACCAGGAATCTAGATTTGATCCAGGGGCTGTCAGTTGGGTCGGTGCGCAGGGGCTGATGCAGGTGATGCCGAGCACGGGAGAGCAGTTGGGATTTACCGATCTTCACGACCCCCAGGAGAGCATTCACGCAGGGGTCAAGTATATGCGTCAGCTTATCAACCGGTTTGATCACAATTTGCCTATGGAAGAGCGGATTCGCTTTGCGCTGGCTTCTTATAATGCGGGATACGGCCATGTGCTCGACGCCCGCCGTCTGGCGCGAGAAATGAGATGGGATCCCAACCGCTGGTTCGGCAATGTGGAAAAGGCGATGCGCTTGCTGTCCCAACCGGCCTACTACGAGCGGGCGCGATACGGTTTTTGTCGTGGCGGTCAACCCGTACACTATGTCGAAAATATTCAGAATTTCTACGATGCTTATGTCGAAATACTGAATACGACAATACCTGCGAAGGTGACACAGCCGCTTAGCTCAGGCCTCGGCGGACCTCCGCCTATTGTAGAAGATCGCCGCTGA
- a CDS encoding thiazole synthase, whose product MTGDFKIAGVTYRSRLLIGTARYPNMQVMLKSVEASGAEIVTVGIRRLNVNDESGEGVLNLIDRSRYTILPNTAGCFTAQDAVLTARLAREALKTDLIKLEVIGDERTLFPDVVGLLQATETLVNDGFTVLPYCNDDPITCKKLEDLGCAAVMPLGAPIGSGMGIRNPYNIQIILNSVNVPVIVDAGVGTASDAALAMELGCDGVLLNTAVAGARHPVKMAMAMKKGVEAGRLAFEAGRIPRKLYATASTAMEGRVEI is encoded by the coding sequence ATGACTGGCGATTTTAAAATAGCAGGCGTAACATATCGTTCACGGCTGTTGATAGGCACTGCGCGTTATCCCAATATGCAGGTGATGCTGAAGTCCGTTGAAGCCAGTGGCGCAGAGATTGTAACGGTGGGCATTCGGCGGCTCAATGTGAATGACGAATCTGGCGAGGGTGTTCTCAATTTGATCGATCGATCGCGATACACTATTTTGCCAAATACAGCCGGGTGTTTTACAGCTCAAGACGCGGTGCTTACTGCGCGATTGGCCCGAGAAGCGCTGAAAACCGATCTGATTAAGTTAGAGGTGATTGGCGATGAGCGCACTTTGTTTCCGGATGTGGTGGGGTTGCTCCAGGCTACCGAGACTCTGGTGAATGACGGGTTTACTGTGTTGCCCTATTGCAATGATGATCCGATTACCTGTAAGAAGTTGGAAGATTTGGGGTGTGCCGCAGTGATGCCTTTGGGTGCGCCCATTGGTTCGGGAATGGGGATTCGCAATCCGTACAATATTCAGATTATTCTGAATTCGGTCAATGTGCCGGTGATTGTCGATGCGGGGGTGGGGACCGCATCGGACGCTGCTTTGGCGATGGAATTGGGTTGCGATGGCGTGTTGTTGAATACAGCAGTGGCAGGTGCTCGGCATCCGGTGAAGATGGCGATGGCAATGAAGAAGGGCGTTGAAGCCGGGCGGTTGGCTTTTGAAGCCGGGCGGATTCCCAGAAAGCTGTACGCGACGGCTTCGACAGCGATGGAAGGACGGGTGGAAATTTGA
- the thiS gene encoding sulfur carrier protein ThiS — protein MQLTVNGQEQSVDEASTLLDLLIEMNFNAEQKGIAVAVNAEVIARAMWADTRLCNGDRVDIIHAVQGG, from the coding sequence ATGCAACTTACAGTAAATGGCCAAGAGCAATCAGTGGATGAGGCGTCAACGCTGCTTGATTTGCTGATTGAGATGAATTTTAACGCCGAACAAAAGGGTATTGCCGTGGCTGTAAATGCGGAGGTTATCGCGCGGGCGATGTGGGCAGATACGCGGTTGTGCAATGGCGACAGGGTGGATATTATTCATGCGGTTCAGGGGGGATAG
- the thiO gene encoding glycine oxidase ThiO: MMQKRVLIVGGGVIGLAIGWRLARAGCAVALFDRDRVGYSASWASAGMLSPLSEVQFEEEDLLHLGLKGLAVYPEFVGELEADTGCCVGYRRDGVLLVGITQDDLEYLKFRYRYQRDLALSVTYLSGDEAREREPHLSAQVSAAVWCPGDHQVDNRRLVAALKKGLVAAGGEVFEEMGVDALLIDGTRVRGVRVGEEIFEGDTVVLASGCWSRLIPGLPDCARPPVRPVRGQIMRLSMTEDFALNTMVWYSRVATSTVAYLVPKDNGHLVLGATSEEMGFDEDVTAGGMFELLRAAWEVVPGVYDLPLVESAAGLRPGSRDDAPILGKTPIEGLIMATGHYRKGILLAPLTALSIAELILERRTLALIRPFGIDRFG; encoded by the coding sequence ATGATGCAAAAGCGCGTGCTCATTGTGGGGGGTGGAGTGATTGGGCTGGCGATTGGCTGGCGGTTGGCGCGTGCGGGGTGTGCGGTGGCTCTGTTTGATCGGGATCGCGTTGGATATTCCGCGAGCTGGGCTTCGGCGGGTATGTTGTCGCCGCTGTCAGAGGTGCAATTCGAAGAGGAAGACCTGTTGCATCTCGGTTTGAAGGGGCTGGCGGTTTATCCCGAATTTGTCGGTGAATTGGAGGCTGACACCGGGTGTTGTGTGGGCTATCGCCGCGATGGGGTGCTGCTGGTGGGCATTACGCAAGACGATCTGGAGTACTTAAAATTTCGGTATCGCTATCAGCGCGATCTGGCGTTGTCTGTTACCTATCTCTCGGGTGATGAGGCCCGGGAACGAGAGCCTCATTTGTCGGCTCAGGTGAGCGCTGCTGTGTGGTGTCCGGGCGATCATCAAGTGGATAATCGGCGTCTGGTGGCGGCGTTGAAGAAGGGACTTGTGGCTGCAGGTGGCGAGGTTTTTGAAGAGATGGGAGTAGATGCGCTTTTGATAGATGGGACGCGGGTGCGCGGGGTGCGGGTTGGCGAAGAAATTTTTGAGGGCGATACCGTGGTGTTGGCTTCGGGATGCTGGTCGCGTCTGATACCGGGTTTGCCCGATTGTGCCAGGCCTCCGGTGCGACCCGTGCGCGGGCAGATTATGCGCCTATCTATGACGGAGGACTTCGCGCTCAATACAATGGTCTGGTATTCGCGGGTGGCGACTTCTACGGTGGCGTATCTCGTGCCCAAGGACAATGGGCATCTCGTTTTGGGGGCTACGTCAGAAGAGATGGGATTTGATGAAGATGTGACCGCGGGAGGGATGTTTGAGCTGTTGCGCGCCGCGTGGGAGGTGGTGCCGGGGGTTTACGATTTGCCTCTGGTCGAGTCTGCGGCGGGATTGCGTCCAGGTAGCCGGGATGACGCACCTATTTTGGGCAAGACGCCTATTGAGGGTTTAATTATGGCAACTGGTCATTATCGGAAAGGTATTTTGCTGGCACCGTTGACTGCGCTATCTATTGCCGAATTGATTTTGGAGCGGCGTACCCTGGCACTTATCAGGCCTTTTGGAATTGACCGATTTGGATAA
- a CDS encoding thiamine phosphate synthase — MNLLPPLYLIADRATCGDRPMLDVLARALDAGVRLVQLREKALDRDALEALAERVLSLTARYDAMLLINSVADIAVKIGAQGVHLPGSALPRAVRDRVGPSFLIGYSTHTHAELDCADGADFVTYSPIFTPGSKPGYDGVVAGLAGLANAVMYSRLPVYALGGITPSRAAKCRTTGCAGVAVMSGILAARDPARAVCEFLKAWE, encoded by the coding sequence TTGAATTTATTGCCACCCCTCTATCTGATTGCTGACCGGGCAACGTGCGGTGATCGACCAATGCTGGATGTGCTCGCGCGTGCGCTGGATGCCGGGGTGCGGCTGGTGCAGTTGCGGGAAAAAGCACTGGATAGAGATGCATTAGAGGCTCTGGCTGAGCGGGTGTTGTCGTTGACAGCGCGTTATGATGCGATGTTGTTGATTAATTCAGTAGCAGATATTGCCGTGAAGATCGGCGCGCAAGGTGTGCATTTGCCAGGTAGTGCATTGCCGAGGGCGGTCCGAGATCGGGTCGGGCCGTCATTTTTAATCGGCTATTCCACGCATACCCATGCAGAATTAGATTGCGCTGATGGGGCAGATTTTGTGACTTATAGCCCCATTTTTACACCGGGGTCCAAACCCGGGTATGATGGTGTGGTAGCTGGGTTGGCGGGGTTGGCAAATGCGGTGATGTATTCTCGCTTACCCGTTTACGCGCTGGGTGGAATTACACCTTCTCGTGCGGCCAAATGTCGCACGACGGGATGTGCGGGCGTTGCGGTGATGTCGGGTATTTTGGCAGCGAGAGATCCGGCCAGGGCGGTATGCGAATTTTTGAAGGCATGGGAATGA
- a CDS encoding STAS domain-containing protein: MRVKVDIRDQVAVLSVSGTLMSGPTVVPFQHYVEEVMADGITNVVVDFSRVKWFGSTMLGVLAVSLEMLRNAGGDLRLAGIANRMESLMMVGKLSSHFRTLESVDAAIESFVSDPPGRREV, encoded by the coding sequence ATGAGAGTCAAAGTTGACATTCGCGACCAGGTCGCGGTTCTGAGTGTATCGGGTACCCTGATGAGTGGTCCTACAGTCGTTCCTTTTCAGCACTATGTCGAAGAGGTCATGGCCGATGGCATTACAAATGTCGTGGTCGATTTTTCCAGAGTGAAATGGTTTGGCAGTACGATGTTGGGAGTATTGGCGGTCAGCCTGGAGATGTTGAGAAATGCCGGAGGTGATCTCAGGTTGGCTGGCATTGCAAATCGGATGGAGAGTTTGATGATGGTCGGAAAATTGTCGTCACATTTTCGCACGCTGGAATCCGTTGACGCGGCTATCGAAAGCTTTGTATCCGACCCGCCGGGGAGACGGGAAGTATAA
- a CDS encoding CinA family protein: MSEQLEEKLGILLREWGWNIAVAETTTGGLISARIVSVPGSSAYYERGVIAYSALSKCEMLKIDEKVMDTYGAVSVEAACAMAKGVRNVSGADLGLAETGIAGPIRGRSPKPIGTAYIAVAGAEGVVCEVFQFDGDRDAIRNAIADAALKMVIEAKKTIDNR; the protein is encoded by the coding sequence ATGTCTGAACAATTGGAAGAAAAACTCGGAATATTGCTTCGAGAATGGGGCTGGAATATTGCAGTTGCAGAAACCACGACAGGGGGACTGATCAGCGCTCGCATTGTTTCGGTTCCGGGCAGTTCGGCTTATTATGAGCGCGGGGTTATTGCGTATAGCGCGTTGTCTAAATGCGAGATGCTGAAGATAGATGAAAAGGTAATGGATACTTATGGGGCTGTGAGTGTGGAAGCCGCGTGCGCAATGGCCAAAGGCGTGCGAAATGTGAGTGGTGCAGATTTGGGCCTGGCCGAGACCGGGATCGCCGGTCCCATTCGCGGGCGGTCGCCCAAGCCTATCGGTACGGCGTATATCGCAGTTGCCGGTGCAGAAGGTGTGGTTTGTGAGGTCTTTCAGTTTGATGGAGACCGCGATGCGATTCGCAATGCGATAGCAGATGCTGCCTTGAAAATGGTGATTGAGGCGAAAAAAACAATTGATAACCGATAA
- the thiC gene encoding phosphomethylpyrimidine synthase ThiC, with product MSNQNGNNATKVYLEGKHGIRVPARKISLTNGEDPVYVYDTSGPQGGDVRNGLPPLREPWIRARGDVEDVTPTYAPQPEAPEIPENLRRKTVLRGTGNVTQMHYAKRGEITPEMEFIAIRENVDPEFVRSEVARGRAIIPANINHPESEPMIIGRNFLVKVNSNIGNSVVTSSIEEEVEKMQWSTQWGADTVMDLSTGKDIHETREWIIRNSPVPIGTVPIYQALEKVGGVAEDLTFDIFMDTLIEQAEQGVDYFTVHAGVLLRYVPLTAKRVTGIVSRGGSIMAKWCLAHHQESFLYTRFRDICEVMKQYDISFSLGDGLRPGSIADANDEAQFAELQTQGELTKIAWEYDVQVMNEGPGHIPMHLIKENVDKQMEWCHEAPFYTLGPLTTDIAPGYDHITSAIGAAMIGWYGTAMLCYVTPKEHLGLPNKQDVKDGLIAYKIAAHAADLAKGHKGAQDWDDALSKARFEFRWEDQFNLSLDPDTARSYHDETLPAQGAKIAHFCSMCGPNFCSMKITQDVRAYAEEKGIESAEALEIGMAEKAREFKEKGSEIYQTAD from the coding sequence ATGAGCAACCAGAATGGCAACAACGCTACAAAAGTCTATCTCGAAGGCAAACACGGAATTCGCGTTCCTGCCCGCAAAATATCTCTGACAAATGGTGAAGATCCCGTTTACGTCTATGACACCAGCGGACCACAAGGTGGGGATGTGCGAAATGGTCTGCCCCCTTTGCGCGAACCGTGGATACGGGCGCGGGGCGATGTCGAGGATGTCACACCAACCTATGCCCCGCAGCCAGAGGCACCAGAAATCCCGGAAAATCTTCGCCGCAAAACCGTTCTTCGCGGCACAGGCAACGTCACGCAGATGCACTATGCCAAACGCGGTGAAATCACGCCCGAAATGGAATTCATCGCCATCAGGGAAAATGTCGATCCCGAATTTGTGCGCTCAGAAGTTGCGCGAGGCCGCGCCATCATCCCGGCAAATATCAACCACCCCGAAAGCGAACCCATGATCATTGGGCGCAATTTCCTCGTCAAAGTCAATTCCAATATTGGCAACTCGGTGGTCACTTCCTCTATAGAAGAAGAAGTCGAAAAGATGCAGTGGTCCACCCAATGGGGTGCCGACACGGTGATGGACCTATCTACGGGCAAAGACATCCACGAAACCCGCGAGTGGATCATCCGCAACTCTCCCGTACCCATCGGAACAGTGCCGATTTATCAGGCTCTGGAAAAAGTGGGCGGCGTTGCCGAAGACCTCACCTTTGACATCTTTATGGACACCCTCATCGAACAGGCCGAACAAGGCGTCGATTACTTCACCGTGCATGCCGGCGTACTGCTCCGCTATGTGCCCCTCACCGCCAAACGGGTCACAGGCATCGTATCTCGCGGCGGCTCCATCATGGCCAAATGGTGTCTCGCCCATCACCAGGAAAGTTTTCTCTACACCCGTTTCCGCGACATATGCGAAGTAATGAAACAATACGATATTTCATTCTCTCTCGGCGACGGGTTGCGCCCAGGATCCATTGCCGATGCCAATGATGAAGCGCAGTTTGCCGAATTGCAAACCCAGGGTGAACTCACCAAAATCGCCTGGGAATACGATGTTCAAGTCATGAACGAAGGCCCCGGGCACATCCCGATGCACCTCATCAAAGAAAATGTCGATAAACAAATGGAGTGGTGTCACGAAGCCCCCTTCTATACCCTGGGGCCTCTCACCACAGATATTGCGCCGGGCTATGATCACATCACCTCCGCCATTGGCGCGGCAATGATCGGATGGTATGGCACGGCTATGCTCTGCTACGTCACCCCAAAAGAACACCTCGGCTTGCCGAACAAGCAAGATGTAAAAGACGGCCTGATCGCGTACAAAATAGCCGCTCACGCCGCCGACCTCGCCAAAGGACACAAAGGCGCGCAAGACTGGGACGACGCCCTGTCAAAAGCGCGCTTTGAGTTCCGGTGGGAAGATCAATTCAATCTCTCGCTCGATCCCGATACAGCCCGCTCTTATCACGACGAAACACTACCTGCCCAGGGCGCCAAAATCGCACACTTCTGCAGCATGTGCGGCCCCAATTTCTGCAGCATGAAAATCACGCAAGACGTGCGCGCCTATGCCGAAGAAAAAGGCATAGAATCAGCCGAAGCCCTCGAAATCGGCATGGCTGAAAAAGCGCGAGAGTTCAAAGAAAAAGGATCTGAGATTTATCAGACCGCGGATTGA